AAATCAACTTCAAAAGAATCTGACTCTTTGTCATATCGCAAATGACTACCTTTAGTTTCAGAGTTATAGGCACTACGCAAATACTCACGGTAGTTATCATCATTTGCTTCAGATTTATAAAAGTCATTTAGTAAACTACCGAACCTTGATACATTATCGGTAAATGCTTCAATATCGAAGTCGGCAATTTCCCGTACTTCACTCTTAGAAACAAAGTAATGAACATGCTTCACACCTGATACATTACGGAACCTATTGGTAAACTGCTCGATAACATCGGGGTCAGTGTGTCCAAAAATGAAAATATCTACTTCATCTAACTTATCCTCAATACTCAGACCTTCACGAATAGAGTTAGTACCAAAAATGATATCCCACTTATCACCCATCAATCTACTTGCATATAACTCTAGAACATCATCATTCATCTTTTCATCAGCATTTACTATCAATGCCCTGTCACCATACCTTTCAACAAACTGGTTACAATCACTTTTGTTATTGACCAACGCGATAGCCTTACGTTGCCCTATACGTGAGTGTATAAATGATTCTAAGGCCGCCTTTCCGTTTTTGTCATAAAGGTATGTACTAAGTATCTTATCCGCTCTCTGTGGCTTATAGACGCTATAGGCACGTGTAATTGGGAAGCTATTGAAGTACTCAGGACTGGCAGTACCGGTCATGATAACTACTGACTTGAAGTATTGAAAGATTCCAATCAGATCACGGATGGCACCTGGTTTATAATTGAAGTCCATATATAGACCATGAGCTTCATCTACTACTAAAGTTTTATTCCTCAATTCTAATTTATTTGATGCCTGTACCTTTAGTACAGCAGCCTGCCAAGTAAAGATATTGTTAGCACCTTTATCAATTTCACTTTGTTTGATAGCGATAAGTGGTACGGCAATCATTACATCTGGCTTGTTTACGAAATCGGTAGTCTTACCTGATCCCACGGATGCTACGATAGCAGTTACGCCATCGGATACTTCCATTTCACCAATAATACTACTGAGATACTCGTTTTGTTGTAATGTGAACTTCTTTTCAAATTTACTCATGGAATTCCTTTCCTCTGTTAGTACCATCCTGGTACGTTACTTTCCTAAAATCATATACTGGTTGATCAAATACTGGATCGCGGAAGCATTTGTTTTAGCTTTACCTGTACTGATAAGACTATCTACAGCCTCCTGTTGACTTTCAGTTAGTCTTACCGTGATTGTCTTTGATTTTAACTCTGATTCTTTCTTATAACTCATTTTAACTTCCCCATAATGATTTCTTTTTCCCTAAATTTCTCGACGAGAAAAACCCCGTAATGTCACAAACGGGGTTATTTAATGTAGAGATAGCGATATTATACCACATTATTTTTTAGCGTTTCATTTATCTTCTTTATTTATCAAAATCGCTCGTAATACCTCTGATATGAGACATAAGATTAAAAATAAAATGAAACCAATGTAGATGTACTCAAACGTGAATACAAATATAATCATTAAGAATGCGAGTACTGCCGATTGTATTAGAAATTCCATATCATCCCCTTTTGATTATTTATCAAAAGTTAGGAAAAATGCTCCATAATGGAAACATCATTTAGTAGTTCTACGACTTCCTCTACTTTCCCATTGTACGCAAATCAATCAATTTAACTTGCGTACAGACCTGATATCACTTTCTAACTAGCTTGTCGTAGCCTTTATCGGTACTTCCTACGATAAGGGCTATATCAGCAAATGCATCTGACCCACCAAACACATCAATGTTGTCATCATCAATATAAACACTAGTGAGCACTTCCCCTGTTTTGTTCAAATACTGTACTAAATGTTTTGCATCATTCTTATAGATAATAAGCATGTACGCTGTACTACCATTGCGGCGTACCTTGATATCTTTAACAACACTTTGTATTTCTTTATAGACCTTAGCTCTAGTGTTATCAGTGTCGAGTATTATTTTTTCAATATCGTAATCAATCTTAGGTACTTCCACTGTCTGGAACTCAAAAATCAATCTGCTTTCAAGTTCATGTACTTTATCGCGTGTTTCGTTCAATGCGTCCAGTGCTTCCATCTGCACTAACTTCCCCATAGCCTTTCTTTTAGTGATACTGTTTTCAACGTCTTTCAATATCCCGCGAGCTTCATTTAGTTCAGTTTCAACTTGTATACGTTCATCATTTGCAGAAACTCCTAAAACTTGTGAAAGGTCAAACTGCTGTAAGTGGGTTAGTAAGGCTCGTTCGAAAGATATGTAATTCCCTTTAGTTTCATTACAGGTTTTCGCTCCATAATTACGGGAACAATAGAAGTACTTTTGATCTATACGAGAACGGTTGATATGTATAACTCCACCGCAGCCCGCACAATGGATTAATCCTGATACTATATTCGTGATTCTTCCTTTAGTAGACTTGGGTTTGTGTGTATATCCTGCTTTAACACTCGCAATGGTACTCAACAGTGCATTGTACTTCTCAGTAGTAACTAAAGCCGGGTAGAAGTTTTCGTAATATATTGGATTGGCTTTATCACCCTCCTTGATGCGGGTCATAGTACCGATAATATTTTTACCCTTAATAAGTTTTATAAGGTATGCACAAGTCCAAAGTTTGTCCCCGTAAGTTCGGCCAGTTCTGTTCAATTCCGCGACTATTTGCCCGCTTGTCCATCCTTCGATATACCAATCGATTGCATCCCTCACCATTGATGCATAAAAATCTACTAGTACGTATTGGTCATTTTCAATCGTTAACCAACGTGGCAATTTCCATCGCCATGCCTTACCTGTTTCAATCGATTTTTTAATACTACTTTCAATGTTGCTCAACTGACGTATTGATTTTGCCTGAGATTCACTATTAGCTCGCATAAGGTTGATTGAACTCAGAAGTACACCTATCTGATCATCAGCTTTGAGTACTTGCCTTGTCATCAGATCGTGAATCTCTATACCAGACATGATCGCCTGCCCTACAAACTGAGACGAGGCCCATACGTTCATTCGCGAAATACGATCTACTGAGAAAACGATGATGGCATAATTACTACCATCCTTACGTGCTTTACAACCTTCCACAAAATCGAAGAGGGGCATACCTTCGGTAAGGTTTCCCCCTTTGTAAGACGATACGCCATCATCGATAAGTACCTGAACGCGTGACAAGTCAAACTGACCCGGTAAGCTGTTCATGTAGGTGTGTGCCGCTGCCTGCTGCTGTTCTAGCCCCCCGCCGTTCAACGCCTGTTCTTTGGTACTCACCCTGATGTAAATCACTGGAATCTTCATGATTGAACCCACTTCCCCTTTTTCATGATTGTGAGTATATCATCACTACCAAGGTGAAGGGTGAACTGCTGCGTGATGATTCACTTAAGTCGACCGAGATCAACGTGGAGACCTTTAAAGGCCGCGTTCAGCTGAGCGGCTTTGTCAGCTCGCCGCAGTCGGCTAAGCGTGCGGTACAGATCACGCAGGGCGTGGCGGGCGTGAAGTCGGTCGTTAACAATATGCAGATCAAGTAAAGGTGACTGATGCTGGCTGGATAGCCTGCTGCCCCACTGAGCGACTGACCGGTGATTCGGCCACCAGCTAACCAGCATGATCCGACAGAAGGCGCGAGCAATCGCGCCTTTTTTAATGCCTTACTTTAGGTCAGAACTTGTAGCCCGCCCCAAAGAAGAACACAAACGGGTTGATATGGGTATCGATGCTCTGGCGCTGGTCACCGGCGTCAAAGCGCACTTTGGTGTTGATATCCATGTACCACAGCGAGGCGTTAAGCATCCAGCTGTCGTTCAGCTGGTAGTCGAGGCCCGCCTGACCGGCCACGCCCCAGGAATTTTTCACGCTGAGGTTGCTTAAGCCCGCTGCGCGGCCGGTCTGGTTAAAGTCGGTGTCGTAGAACATGGTGTAGTTGACGCCAACGCCAACGTACGGCTGCCACGGGCTGGTGTTGCCCATAAAGTACCACTGCGCCATCAGCGTTGGCGGCAGCTGGCGAACGGTGGCCAGCGTGCCGGTCGGCTGCAGGCCAACCTTGTGGCGGAACGGCGTGGCCCCGAGCAGCTCGATGCCGATGTTGTCGGTGGCCATATAAGTAAAGGTCAGGCCCAGCTGGGTGTCGTTGCTGACCTTAAATTCACCGAGGCCGAGCACGTCGTCAGAACCGCCGGTCGGGCGTACCGTGGCGGAACCGGCACGGATAAAGAAGTCGCCGGCCTGATGGGCGGAAGCCACCACCGGTAAAGAGGCGATGACCGCCAGCACTGCTGCTCTGAGTTTCATGATCACTCCTGTAAAAGTTCCACGGAAAGCCGTTAAGGCCACAAGAAATTGTTGCGACACAGGTTTACGCTCTTTTTTCGGAAAGGTCATGCAGATCATTTGCGGCAAAGTTGATATAAAACAATGAGTTGATTTGGATCAATTTACAGATTTTTTTTCACCGCTAATTAAGACCGGATTCTGCCCACGCACCGCGGTGGGCCCCTCTTCTGCGCTAACACCGTCATTAATCAAAAGTTATGTCTATTCAGGTGCCAGCACCTTGCCGGAGCATGTACAATCCTCCGGTCTAAATCGGTTTTCTTTCAAGGAGAGTACATGTCTATCACGGCGGCCTCGCTATACCGTGACACCGGAAACTTTTTCCGCCACCAGTTAGTTACCATCGTGCTGATGGCGATGCTGACCTCGCTGATCAGCGTGATGATCGGCCAGGCGCTGACGCCGGGAGCCGATCAGATGGCAATCCTCAGCCAGGGCGACGCCGGCTCGGCCGCCACGCTGATGGAGATGGTGCAGAATATGTCGCCGGAGCAGCAGCAGGTTCTGCTGCGCGCCTCGGCGGCGGGCACCTTTGCCGCGCTGATCGGCAACGCCCTGCTGCTGGGCGGCATGCTGAGCCTGATCCCGCTGGTCTCCGGCGGCCAGCGCATCAGCGCCCTGCGGGCGATCGGTGCCTCCGCGCCGATGCTGCCGCGCCTGCTGCTGCTGACCTTCCTGATGACGCTGGTTATCCAGCTCGGCTTTATGGTGCTGGTACTGCCGGGGATTATCCTTGCGGTGCTGCTGGCGCTGTCGCCGATGATTATGGTCAATGAGAAGATCGGCGTGTTTGCCGCCATGCGCGCCAGCCTGCGGCTGGTCTGGGGCCATGTGAAACTGGTCGCCCCGGCGGTGCTGCTGTGGATCGTCGCCAAGCTGATCCTGATGCTGCTGGCGTCGTCGCTGACCATACTGCCGGCCAACGTGGCATCGGTAGTGCTGAACGGCCTGAGCAACGTGGTCTCCGCGCTGCTGATTATCTATCTGTCACGACTGACCATGTTGTTACGTTAATTGTGCGGGAATGCCTCGACAGGAGGCATTTTCCTGGATGATGATAACGCATGTCCGTCCGTAATCTGGAAGCCCTATGAAGCAGTTACTCGACTTTATCCCGCTGGTCGTCTTCTTTGTGTTCTACAAGATGTACGACATTTTTGTTGCCTCCGGCGCGCTTATCGTCGCCTCGGCGCTGGCGCTGGCCGCCGGCTGGATGATCTACCGCAAGGTGGAAAAGATGAGCCTGGTGACCTTTGGCCTGGTGGCGGTGTTCGGCACCCTGACCATCGCGCTGCATAACCCGGACTTTATCAAGTGGAAAGTGACCATTATCTACGGTCTGTTCACCCTCGCGCTGCTGTTCAGCCACTTCTTTATGCAGCAACCGCTGATCCAGAAGATGCTGGGCAAAGAGCTGCAGCTGCCCGCGTTTGCGTGGCGTCGCCTGAACCTGGCCTGGGCGCTGTTCTTCTTTGTCTGCGGCCTGGCGAACATCTACGTCGCCTTCTGGCTGTCGCAGGATGTGTGGATGAACTTTAAGGTGTTCGGCCTGACGGCGCTGACGCTGCTGTTTACCCTGCTCAGCGGGATCTATATCTACCGCTTAATGCCACAACAAGAAGAAAAATAAGCTGCCAGTCCCGCTATTCTGAGCGGGATTTTTTACTCCCTCCCTTAACTGCGCACTCTGCCCTCATCCCGGCGGCAGAGGCGTGTCACAGGGAATTAACCGGAAGCAAACCATGAGCGAAGCAGTTCGAACACCACAGGGCGAGATGGTGCTGCGCACCCTGGCCATGCCGGCGGATACCAACGCCAACGGCGATATCTTTGGCGGCTGGCTGATGTCACAGATGGATATGGGCGGCGCCATCCTCGCCAAAGAGATTGCCGGCGGGCGCGTGGTCACCGTGCGTGCCGACGGTATGACCTTTCTGAAACCGGTGGCGGTCGGCGACGTGGTCAGCTGCCACGCCCGCTGCATCCGCACCGGCACCAGCTCGATGACCATTAATATTGAAGTGTGGATCAAGAAGGTGTCATCGGAGCCGATCGGCCAGCGCTACTGCACCACCGAGGCGGTATTTTTCTATGTTGCCGTGGATAATGAAGGCAAACCGCGCCCGCTGCCCGAGGACAAACAGCAGCTCGAGGATAACTGAAGCCTGATGTCCTCTCCGTGCGGACGAACCGCCTTACGGCACGGTGAATAAAACGCCTGAAAAGTGCTTTCAGGCGTTTTCAGGCATCACGTTAAGCCCGTATCAGCATCGGTTACCCGCTCTACAGCCTGGGTTTACCCTGCAGAAATGCCGGATCCTCCGCCGGGAAGCCGCGGGCAAGGGTGTCCCGCAGATCGTTCTTCTGCTGGTTAAAATCGGCCGTCACCTCCTGCCGCTGCATCGCCTGATGCGCATCCAGATTACTTTGCAGGCTGGCGAAGGTTTTCTCCATCTGCTCCATCATCTGCCGGCAGCTCTGGCTGGTGCTGTCCATCACCGCGCTGGCCGAGTCGCTTCCTGACAAATTCATGCCGCTGACCCCGGACATAAACTGTTCGGAAAGTGACGCTTGCGCCCCCTGGACGTGGCTCATGGCGGCTTCGATGGTGGCAATAATTGCTTTGGGATCTAACATAGTTTTCTCTCTCCTTGATAACACTCACGTATAAGCTGACCACCCGGCCAGCCCGTTACAGGGCCTGCGGGCAGCTGAAGTTGCCCAGTGCCCGCGACCACAGTGGAAAATCTTTCATCGTGGAACGCAGCTCCACCAGCAGGCTGCCGCTGACGCCCGCCATCCGCATCCGCAGCTGACGCCGGTTGCCGTCAACCGGCATGACGTCGCTGGCGTCGTACAGGTGAAACAGCGCCCAGGGGCCTTCAAACAGGGCGGTGTGGATATCTCCCTGTGCGGTTTTAAAGCTCAGCCGGATATAGCTGCCGCCTTTCGGCCCCGGCCAGTCGATACGTACCGGCTGAGACTCACCGATAGCGTACTCAATTGGCTGGCCATCAATATCCAGCGTGGCGCGGGCAATGTCAGACGAGAGGCTGACCGGGCGGATAAACAGGGTAAAGGCGGGACGCTCGCCGCCGGCGAAGAAGGTTTCACGGATTTTCGCCGCATTCTCAAATGCCCGCACCGTGGCCGCGTTAATCGCCCCGCCGTCGCGGGCCTTCCAGGGGTCGGCATTAATATCAATCAGGTCGGCCAGCTGGCTGTCGAAGAAGGTTTTCATTGCCCCACCGGGGCCAAACAGGCGGGCAAAGTCGTCAATGCCCACTTCAGTGCGTGCGTTTCGCGAAAACGGATAACGACGGCTGACGGTGCTGTTACATAAACCCGACGCCAGCGACGAGGCCCCTTTACCGATGCTCAGACGGTTCTGCCGCTGGCTTTCATGGCTGCCCTGCTGGATCAGATCCATCACCACGCTGCGGATCGGTTCCGGCTGCCGGGCGGCATCCAGCCTGGCGCGCTCCAGCCCCCCCTGCGGCAGCCGCTGACCGCTGTGCTGTGAGGTCGCCAGCGCGGAGAGCTGGTTAAACAGCTCGTCAAACAGGCGCGTCAGCGGATCGCCAGCGGTGCGGTTAGCCTGTGACAGCGCCAGGCCGGTACGCCGTAGCGTCAGAAAACGGTCTTCCACCGCGTCTTCCGGCGTCAGGCGGAAGCGGCTTCGCTCCCCGCTCAGTTCATCCACCACGTCGCGCTTTTGCCGTTCGAAGCGATAGCGCTGGCGGTCAAACCAGCTGGTTGCCCCGGCCGAATCTTTCCCGGTCAGGCTGGTTTCACGCGTGGCAAAGCGCACCAGGTTAGCCAGTGAAGAAGAAGGATCCCCCAGCTGACGCGCCAGCTGGGCGGCATCCTCCAGGCCATTGACCGGCCGGGCGCGAATATCCGTGAGGAAGGCGCTCCAGCCGTTGGCATACTCCAGCAGGTAGAGCTTACGCGCTTCATCCGCCAGCTTCTGCCCTGACAATAGCGTCCTGACGTTGTCGGCGCTGCCGCTGCTGCCCATTACCCAGGCCTGCTCTTTAATGACGCTTTCCGCCATCGGTTGTACCTGCGGCAGGAACAGGTCGCGGTAGCTGGCGCGGGTGTAAAATTTGCTGACCGCCACATCGCTGACCGTGGCCTGGCTTTTGCGGCGCAGGGTCAGCGTAACGTCCGATCCGGCCGCCAGGGCCAGCGTGATATCCGGCAGAACTGAATCGGCCAGGCTCTGTTCAACGCGGCGCACGACGCGCTGCTGCAGCGGGATAGCAGCCGCTTTACCCCGCGCCCGCCGCACCAGCGCGTCATCGGCTTTCATCGCCGGTGTGCCAGCGGAAGCAAACAGCTGCCGCAGATGATAACGGAACAGGCGTTTGTCCATGCCGCCCCCCTGCTGCGGGGCAAAGCGATCCCAGCGGGCCATAAACCAGCTGACCAGCGCGTCCGCCTCACGGTGCTGCGGCTCTGCCAGCATCAGGTAGACTTTCAGCGTGCTGTAAACATCGTCATCCTTTGCGGCCGTGTCCTGCGCCAGCGACCAGGCGACATAATTCTCTACCGCGGGCCAGAAAAACGTCCGCAGATGGCGCTGATAGCTGTGCCGCGAGGCCTCGTTGACCAGCCGGTGTTCAAAGTAAGGGTTGGCCGTCGGTGAAGGCTGCGCCTGCAGCTGTACGTTCATATAGTCGAGCTGACCGTAAGCCACGACCAGACCGTCGCCGACCCGGTTGGTCACCGGCACCTCGACGGAGAGCCGGCGACTCTCATCAAAACGGGCAGCGACCCATGCGATATAGTCATTTTCCCAGGCGTAGCGGCTTACCAGTAGTCCGGCGGCAGCGGCTAACAGCAGCAGCACGGCGGCATAGTTTGCCACCCTGCGCCACCGCACGCCCGCCGGCACGTTGCCGTGGTTGCGCAG
This portion of the Erwinia sp. E602 genome encodes:
- a CDS encoding recombinase family protein, whose protein sequence is MKIPVIYIRVSTKEQALNGGGLEQQQAAAHTYMNSLPGQFDLSRVQVLIDDGVSSYKGGNLTEGMPLFDFVEGCKARKDGSNYAIIVFSVDRISRMNVWASSQFVGQAIMSGIEIHDLMTRQVLKADDQIGVLLSSINLMRANSESQAKSIRQLSNIESSIKKSIETGKAWRWKLPRWLTIENDQYVLVDFYASMVRDAIDWYIEGWTSGQIVAELNRTGRTYGDKLWTCAYLIKLIKGKNIIGTMTRIKEGDKANPIYYENFYPALVTTEKYNALLSTIASVKAGYTHKPKSTKGRITNIVSGLIHCAGCGGVIHINRSRIDQKYFYCSRNYGAKTCNETKGNYISFERALLTHLQQFDLSQVLGVSANDERIQVETELNEARGILKDVENSITKRKAMGKLVQMEALDALNETRDKVHELESRLIFEFQTVEVPKIDYDIEKIILDTDNTRAKVYKEIQSVVKDIKVRRNGSTAYMLIIYKNDAKHLVQYLNKTGEVLTSVYIDDDNIDVFGGSDAFADIALIVGSTDKGYDKLVRK
- the ompW gene encoding outer membrane protein OmpW, with translation MKLRAAVLAVIASLPVVASAHQAGDFFIRAGSATVRPTGGSDDVLGLGEFKVSNDTQLGLTFTYMATDNIGIELLGATPFRHKVGLQPTGTLATVRQLPPTLMAQWYFMGNTSPWQPYVGVGVNYTMFYDTDFNQTGRAAGLSNLSVKNSWGVAGQAGLDYQLNDSWMLNASLWYMDINTKVRFDAGDQRQSIDTHINPFVFFFGAGYKF
- a CDS encoding YciC family protein, with translation MSITAASLYRDTGNFFRHQLVTIVLMAMLTSLISVMIGQALTPGADQMAILSQGDAGSAATLMEMVQNMSPEQQQVLLRASAAGTFAALIGNALLLGGMLSLIPLVSGGQRISALRAIGASAPMLPRLLLLTFLMTLVIQLGFMVLVLPGIILAVLLALSPMIMVNEKIGVFAAMRASLRLVWGHVKLVAPAVLLWIVAKLILMLLASSLTILPANVASVVLNGLSNVVSALLIIYLSRLTMLLR
- a CDS encoding septation protein A, with product MKQLLDFIPLVVFFVFYKMYDIFVASGALIVASALALAAGWMIYRKVEKMSLVTFGLVAVFGTLTIALHNPDFIKWKVTIIYGLFTLALLFSHFFMQQPLIQKMLGKELQLPAFAWRRLNLAWALFFFVCGLANIYVAFWLSQDVWMNFKVFGLTALTLLFTLLSGIYIYRLMPQQEEK
- the yciA gene encoding acyl-CoA thioester hydrolase YciA gives rise to the protein MSEAVRTPQGEMVLRTLAMPADTNANGDIFGGWLMSQMDMGGAILAKEIAGGRVVTVRADGMTFLKPVAVGDVVSCHARCIRTGTSSMTINIEVWIKKVSSEPIGQRYCTTEAVFFYVAVDNEGKPRPLPEDKQQLEDN
- a CDS encoding DUF6277 family protein; the encoded protein is MLDPKAIIATIEAAMSHVQGAQASLSEQFMSGVSGMNLSGSDSASAVMDSTSQSCRQMMEQMEKTFASLQSNLDAHQAMQRQEVTADFNQQKNDLRDTLARGFPAEDPAFLQGKPRL
- the tssM gene encoding type VI secretion system membrane subunit TssM — translated: MLRRTFILLLALLLSAIIWWIGPLVSVGSWRPLSSVVVRLLLITALILRAVWPWIAQFTGGLFRQAQARRSAPEKSRARDRVSQRFYDAMSTLKSAGLAQQRSGWQRLRYRVFQRYLDDRPWFMILGPAGSGKTALLSESDRRFIFAGHYGMTSTVEPGPTRDCNWWLTEQAVWIDTAGDWVQLNGLSDETATGLPQLFRLLRRFRKRPVLDGVFLCLNAHEILHASLNERKSLADALRVRLLEIPLLACSDQPVYLMLTHLDRLTGGETLLTLLSADLLQKGLGFSVPPGNSGLQNWPVAEQGYQQMVSRVSQYTLERLHDISSVQQRQQLLFLIEALGALGRPLFSLLEQIFPASSRGYMARLQQVWLGSTRTLGEDNAAAGGSNPDAARPAGILYNAAWQQAIARRYLPLRNHGNVPAGVRWRRVANYAAVLLLLAAAAGLLVSRYAWENDYIAWVAARFDESRRLSVEVPVTNRVGDGLVVAYGQLDYMNVQLQAQPSPTANPYFEHRLVNEASRHSYQRHLRTFFWPAVENYVAWSLAQDTAAKDDDVYSTLKVYLMLAEPQHREADALVSWFMARWDRFAPQQGGGMDKRLFRYHLRQLFASAGTPAMKADDALVRRARGKAAAIPLQQRVVRRVEQSLADSVLPDITLALAAGSDVTLTLRRKSQATVSDVAVSKFYTRASYRDLFLPQVQPMAESVIKEQAWVMGSSGSADNVRTLLSGQKLADEARKLYLLEYANGWSAFLTDIRARPVNGLEDAAQLARQLGDPSSSLANLVRFATRETSLTGKDSAGATSWFDRQRYRFERQKRDVVDELSGERSRFRLTPEDAVEDRFLTLRRTGLALSQANRTAGDPLTRLFDELFNQLSALATSQHSGQRLPQGGLERARLDAARQPEPIRSVVMDLIQQGSHESQRQNRLSIGKGASSLASGLCNSTVSRRYPFSRNARTEVGIDDFARLFGPGGAMKTFFDSQLADLIDINADPWKARDGGAINAATVRAFENAAKIRETFFAGGERPAFTLFIRPVSLSSDIARATLDIDGQPIEYAIGESQPVRIDWPGPKGGSYIRLSFKTAQGDIHTALFEGPWALFHLYDASDVMPVDGNRRQLRMRMAGVSGSLLVELRSTMKDFPLWSRALGNFSCPQAL